One segment of Scomber scombrus chromosome 3, fScoSco1.1, whole genome shotgun sequence DNA contains the following:
- the lsm3 gene encoding snRNA-associated Sm-like protein LSm3, translated as MADEVEQQPSTNTVEEPLDLIRLSLDERIYVKMRNDRELRGRLHAYDQHLNMILGDVEETVTTVEIDEETYEELYKSTKRNIPMLFVRGDGVVLVAPPLRVG; from the exons ATGGCGGATGAAGTTGAGCAG CAACCGTCCACCAACACTGTCGAGGAGCCGCTCGATCTGATCAGACTCAGTCTAGACGAGAGGATCTACGTCAAGATGAGGAACGACAGAGAGCTCCGTGGCAGACTGCAT GCCTACGATCAGCATCTGAACATGATCCTGGGTGACGTGGAGGAGACGGTGACGACGGTGGAGATTGACGAGGAGACTTATGAAGAACTTTACAAG TCGACCAAGAGGAACATCCCCATGCTGTTCGTCAGAGGAGACGGCGTCGTCCTCGTGGCTCCGCCCCTCAGGGTGGGCTAA